The Pseudochaenichthys georgianus chromosome 20, fPseGeo1.2, whole genome shotgun sequence genomic interval GCATTTGTAAAACAtttagtttgtttgtggagTTATGGCAGGAAATTAGCTCCATAATTCCCACCTCTGCTAATCATAAACAACGTATTTTCCACAAACACAACATAAAGGGATTTTCAACTGAGGAAgctttgctgctgctgctggtaaaCAGTGCCTCCCACTGGTGAGAGGTCAGTATCACATCAAAGTGAATTATTGTCGTTATTGCTTCTTGTCGTTCATAATAAAAATCAGGCGATGGTCACATAAAGAATGGTGTGTTTGGTGTGCCTCGActtaaatataaaatgtaataagACTCCCTTTTTAATTGCATGAAACTATTGATGTGTAAATAAACGGTGAAGACATTTTATCCACAAAGCAGGTAAACCTAAACTGGGTTAGAATTCCTCAACCTTGACTGTCTTTTGTTTTCCTCCTGGTGCTCTAAATACAGTGAGAAGAATATTGTATTCATTAACGACAAGGAATATCGTTGACGCCCTCTGCCGTACAAAATCCATACATTTCATTTCCCAAGAAGAGAAACCTGAGCCTTATACAGCAGATTTGTACTTCTCAGGAAATGAAAGCTAGGCAGGCTATATAGTCAATTTTAActgtttttaatatttactcactagcaggtagcaacagaggctaattgtatgtaacagcctgaacaaatactagaacaatatgcatccaaaacatattaacaacgtttaaaaaataaccggtgtcgttttttggtttttcggaaaaccaaaaaaacaacgttattcagtttttaaaccaaaacgggaaaacagataaatcaacgttttggttttgtttgtatgatttacggataatccagtgaATGCTGGGAAAACGAGGAGAAAGCGCattatgaagtgtgtgtgtgtgtgtgtgtgtgtgtgtgtgagacactggcatttgttttcagaagatattatgatagtgTTGTTCGTTCCGTTGCACGTgcgacagcatttagcactacatcgagattaagattaaactaatttattttgggaacacccgcatataggctacctatggagttagccagatgtgtgtaaattactgttcatggtcatttgaaaacaaatgccgatgtcggacagacacaaacacaccaaacacacagagctgagctgagcagagcacatacacaaacacatcatGCACCTTGgtgaccggacatctcctttataaaactaataaaagggggagtaatcgggcagtGCGATGTGTGCAGAGATGTGTGCAGAGGTGTCtgcagtggtgtgtgtggttaacacgtagcagcctgcagtcactcgctgttctgatgaaggtaaacacagtgaaggcggtgcgtaaaaaggcacatctttacccGCTGGTGCTTTACTTCTCAAAGGCGGAGTATACGCTCCCTCCTGATGCTGCCTGCAGCCatttcataaagtgaaggaggttttccttctataaaacagcttccggcagcagatactgtgagagtcccggacatgaattcatagatcaaggcagactggtttactctcctgttttgccaatccagtgcttaaacaaatagctctacacccctggccgacatgtccttaaaatgaagtccgagtttgaaatatatctcaaataatgtatgcactgccatttccccacataaacataacagtctgcaatcaaacggttgtctcctgtacgCTCTTCTTCcaacttggcgcaccggtaactttctcgtgccCACAAGAGGCTGAAACCTTAGGctgagccgccgaatccctcggaacatcataaaagccattttcaacggtTATCTGGTGAAAGATTAACTAGGCCAGGGGTTCCCAgcctttattgtgccaaggaccggcagatagattaaaagaaaatcgcggaccggttgtcaattGTAACTGATTTGaatatttactcaccagcaggtagcaacagaggctaattgtatgcaacagcctgaacaaatactagaacaatatgcatccaaaacatattaacaacgtttaaaaaagaaccggtgtcgttttttgttttttcggaaaaacggaaaaccaaaaaaccaacgttattcagttttaaaccaaaacgggaaaacagataaatcaacgttttggttttgtttgtatgatttacggataatccagtgaATGCTGGGAAAACGAGGAGAAGGTGCATTAtgaaggaggtgtgtgtgtgcgtgcgtgcgtgtgtgtgtgtgtgtgtgtgtgactggcatttgttttcataagatattatgatagtgacgttcgttccggtgcacgtccgacagcatttagcattacatcgagattaagattaaactaatttattttgggaacacccgcatataggctacctatggagttagccagatgtgtgtaaattactgttcatggtcatttgaaaacaaatgcctgtgtcggacagacacaaacacagagctgagcacacacacacacacacacacacacacacacacacacacacacacacacacacacacacacacacacacacacacacacacacacacacacacacacacacacacacaccccctcccacacacacacacacacacacacacacacacacacacacacacacacacacgcacgcacgcacgcacgcacgcacgcacgcacacacacacacacacacacacacacacacacacacacacacacacacacacacacacacacacacacacacacacacacacacacacacctctaagcACATCAAACTGCCTTATTATTGATTATTACGCCTTATTattcgttttatgaaggagatgtccagtcaccagggtgtgtgtatgtgtgtgtgtgtgtgtgtgtgtgtgtgtttgtgtgtgtgtgtcagagatgATTTAggcaaaacacatttttttctctaaaatatgacttaggccattagtttaagaaggtgacggtatgttaaaatgtataatttgatatatttgtatattataATCCTTTGTTGATAGTGTTGTATCATTTATTTGAACCAGCCGTGTGGAATTGACGGCATAGACGACCGCAGCTGTTTTGTGATTACGAGACATTATAGCCGACGGCAGCTGCTGGTGATTGTGTGTGAGAAGGAAAAAGAAGAACAGAGCAACGTAGTTTTTTGACCTGTGCAAATATGTGTTTGTAATTGATACCTTTTGTTTTAAGTAAAGACAAACTATCCTGAGACGTATTTTGTCCGAGTCAAGCTTATTGCTACCTGTGAATGGATATTTGGATTAGACGGAACTATAGGAGGAATGTAGCAACCATAAGGCTGAGGTTGTCTACCTGCACATGCATGTTTATACCCCAAGGGGGCAGATCACCTTATGGTTCATGATTGTTTTATTCTGGACATGAACAGAAgaagtgtttctgtgtgttgtgCTTTGAGATCGTTTGAGATGCTGACATCTTGCACATGTGCCTTGTGGAAGTTAATAAATGAACGTTTTCTACACCTATAATGCCCTTGCGGTCTGAGTTATGTtacataaacatttaaaaatgtaaatatcaAATGAGAAAAAGTTTAATTTGCAAATTATTTGTCACAAAATCCTTTCTAAATTatagtacattattcaaaaataTTTAGTCAATAAAGGTTTATAGCCTAAAATAGTTGCCAAAAAAAGGCATATAACTTGGCCGGCTTAGTCAGTGTGTAATCTTTCAAGCACTACAAGATTCAGAGTTTAAAGTACAATTCTTGGCCATTGATTGTGTTatttctccaaacacatacagtTAAAATGCCTGTTCTTGAAGCCTTAAAATGGTGCAGGAAAAGGACTTTACAGTcaagagaagagaaaaagggAATGAAAACTGTTATAATGGGTGATGTAACATTAATGACAGACATAATATGAGGTCCTTGGCACTCAGACTCTAGAGTCGTCATTTTGTGATCATGGGGCATCAGGACAATATCATATGGAGTCAGACACTGGAAGTGTGCTGGAGGCGTTGACTGGgactgcagcagctcatccagtaatcagtgacccggccgactgtaaaaataaacatatttataactagtttagggagtttgagaggtaattaaaatagctaagggtgatgatctgacttgaagtgtgtgttttgctgcagcgggaggagctgcaggtgagcagagctgcgtgtctccgtcctgtcagattagacttcactcgcgagagaaagataaataatctgaattcagggtgcagtttactttgacgtgggggtgagtagcagaggtggggagaggcggggctattgcctcatcattattgctgtagatgttgcacaaacaactgtagcatggtcaatagcgtccggagcacgatagcaactctgcgatccgccattgttgttgttgttggtggcgaaacacttcagcactggcgcggggtaagcggaggtgagcagaagaggtggggagaggcggggctattgcgcaatcactatcagtgatctgaaaatgtccgtatagggcgcacacacggagccgtttgaccccccagagagttgcgtatgcctttctatccaccttgggacccgttgtcgtttcctcagtcgtctagtgccatattcggtcgtcctcgtgtggccgaacggtctatatgacactaaacagtaacgcaaacgaccgaattcgtcctcgtggggccgcagcctaaaagACAGCAGCTTCATAAGAGGCCAACCAGAGTGACAGGGTGTGTCACTTTGCTGAAGGATATTTGGGACCAGTTATCCAGGATAGTCTCTAAATACTTTCCAAGGGgtaaaaatgctgctgccggagtactgactggaagtattgctgatatcatagtataccatcctcttaaaatactctgtccaataatatcagtctcaggaagaaagtttttttaacgcttattaaaaatagcagaaaaacatgcattcttaCTCATGAGGGGACCTTGACAGAGGATTATTGggaaagtacacagtaagtacttcattgtacttgtgggggtagtttcactagtactgagtccaacaggatcaatctCATGAATAACTAATGGAAACAAAAAataattccctcatcaaacttagcagaagtggcttgattttgttctcagcaggggactttgacaAAGTATTTCTCAATacatacacagtaaaagtacttcaatgtattgttagtagtaggctaactaatacaaagtcaaccattatcaatttcattaagaagtaatggtaacattttatttttatcattcatcaaagatagcagaaacacatgcattatgtaggctactatggaggggactctgacagaggattactcacaaagtacacagtaaaagtactttatTTTGGTAGAAGTCAAACTAGTACCGAGTCCAGTGTCAGTTTAATTACAATTGAAGATTGCTCCTTCCTGGTTTGATTAATAAAGTCCTATGCAGAGCTTTATTATATGTGATTACTTGCAAAGAGGCCCACAATAGAactttgtttgtgtatttagctAATCTAGTATTACATTAACCCTTTAATCTGTCTGTAgggctgtttaaaaaaaaactagCCCCTGTGTAATTCCTGGAGATCTAATTGTATGCCTGTTAATCATGTGTGTAATATAATTTGCAAAATTGATTTGACATTCATGATTCTAAAGATTTGAAACGTTGACGTTTCTAGGAAGAATCTTAACActgaaacaatatatttttttctggctttaagtttatttcaacaaacactcatgggggggggggggggggggtgagcccTGAAGGAGGGTCAGGATTGCTCTTTAGTATGCAGCAGCAGGAAAGGAAACCGTCTCAGGTGTAGCTTTGTGATGTTGCAGATCACAGTGAGGGGGGGGAGTCAGCAGGGGGTCCTCAGACTGCGGGACACTCTGCTGTAACAACACAGGATGAGGACAATGAGTATAGGTGAGGAAACGTTAAATGACTTTTTATGAAAGTGCTGTTTTCTGCATTACCGATCTGTGGCAGGATGACGGTGTTGTCGGGCAGGACTCCAGCTTCCAGAGCGAGCTGGGTGAACTTCTGCTGCACCACCTCACTGGACTCAATAGTGCGGCCTgcaaacacacagagttaatTTCACCTTCACCAAATCACACAGCTATTCCATCACACAGTGTGTCTCTCTTCACTCACTGTAGACTACGATGGAGGCCTCAGACACTTCCTCCTTCGTCTTGCTGGTGAGCATCAGGGCGTAGTCGTCGTACACAACTTCAACAATGGTCATGACTTTGTCTGATGAGAGCAGAAATAGAAAGGTCAGGCTGTTGAATCGCTAcgtcaaatgtgtgtgtgtgtgtgtgtgtgtgtgttgtgctctACTCACCCTGGCTGTGGAAGGTGAAGCGACCAGGAGTCTCTGTTTTCTGAGCGGTGGGATTTGCTCTGAAGCAGGAACCGTCGTCTCTAAAATATTGAAGAAGAGGTTTGTTTTAGAATTGTTGATTTGATGATCAATCATATTATATAATACAAACATTTCAGAGAATATTCCCCATAAATACCTGCTTTTctgattatacagtatattgggGTTTTTGGACCAACAAAGCAATACAACTTAATAATTATATGCAGTAAGTGTCAGCCCATGTCAGTTTATTTTTCCTTTTTCCCCAGGAGAATCCTTATATTGATTTAAAGTATAATTGCATAGAGATCACTCACTTCAAGTTGGCATAGGTGAGGTCCATGTCCCCTCCTTCAGTCAGCACAATTACAGCTGTCCCAGTCTTCATTCCTGCCTTTTTGTTCACAAACCACTTAGCGTTGTTGGCTAATGCGACAGTGTACCACTTGCCTGacatctaaaataaaaacagaaggGGTCAATAAAGACTTATACATTCAAATCTATCAATGCAAAGTAGGTGAGAGGTTATCTGAACAGCAGCACATTGAATAATTTCATTTAAACTCTTAAAACCTCATGCAATAAACATGTTACACAACCACAGTTACTGCAGGATTAACCAGCTTTATTTGTTTGTGGAATATCAGCAGAATCTAATCCGTCTCTTACCTTCTGCAGGTCGAAGTCTGCGGCCGGTGTGATGTCAGCGCAGACGGTCAGCGCACACATCAGGGCGACCAGCATCATCAGTGTGTTCTTCATGGCTGCTCCTTTGTGTTCTGGGCTTCAGCAGTAAGAAGAGTTCATGAATGTAAGGTAAAATAGTAGGGGTGCAGGCTCCTTATATCCTGCATAGACCTgttccctcctcctcctgtctcctcctcctgctaGCCTCTTGCAAAAACGTTTTGGCATGCAAATCACTGCCGTTACACAACTGGTGGATGGAAGAGGGGGAGGTGAGGAGGGGAGAATGAGGGAGGTCAAGAAAGAAAAGAGAGGGTGGTTACATAATAGGGTCCTTAACACCCTTCCCTTTTCCCTCCTCCATCACAAATGCTCGTTCATGCCTATCAACAGCTGTTTGGTGAGAGTGTGAATTTCTTCACCATATGGCGCATTCATCTACACTTTAGCACAAACATGGAAGGAGAAGTCACATCAACTGTAAGAGCCTGTTAAGTCCACTTCAAGTAAAGTATGAAATAAGAACTTTCTGGGTATTATAAACCAACTTTAGAGGGTTCTCTTGCAGGATATGGTATTGCCAGCTGCTCTAAGGGAGTCATttttccacactcacaacaacgtcatacagacatttataaagcagcgactgtattcgccatgacatagacagtctgtggtttgtacatgtttaacttttgtccagtttctgaacagatatgaggagctgtgagctgtgagtgtgtgctaacggctgatgtgttgggaccatagagaaccgcagtgacgcgtcgtaaaacccggaagtaaagttcttccggttcctttgtgaaaaacgcaatgcaaattctccataggattttggaaaacagTTATACTGTCTGGGCCCCTGTCCCCAcacacccctttgtagtctaatcctttgatgtgaggtgttataacaggaaGGTGTGAtataagcctctgatgttaatctaggtgttgattaaggaagtctctttgaagttatgctgtctggcccctgtcccctcagagttgactaatctaattagcctttgatgtttgccctttgatgtgaggtgttataacaggcaggtgtgatttcacactggtgtgttataagcctttgatgttaatctaggtttctctttgaagttatacgtgagactgtctacccgccccctcccagcccaggcctctcccccttttctccaccccttcctgtggctatgacgccagcagatagtgggggATGGAATAAGGTGAAAATagaaatacgctcaaactaaataaaaagacagtcgatggacattatactggtgaaaaagactctcacttttgcagaggactccgcctcccactcaacataacaagtcacaccctcctcaccagatcatttaaaactaaggacccctcaaagaaaagcattgtgttttctacctatgtaaaaagagTGTCGAGGCTGTCttacgaaaatgtgttatctctgtatcaagaaaaataccaacggtgtgagagacgtcataaagacactcattttaaccacagtgtttgttctctacaaatgtttaaagattgttacaaaatgtaaaaaaaataaaaataaaaaggtatggagacaaaattaattcaggtgactgtctttattaggaaaacaaaaatataatacagaTGGTTTAGGGGGTAAAATGTAACCATCTTGGACTTAAtattctaacaaaatactttatctgaatacattcagATAAACGCACTTTTTTGAaatgatgtatttattatttcagtggaacaatccagtttttgttaacatcaatgcttttttctcttttcttgtgttactaagatacttttagacacactttggcgtatgcaacacttaacaactggtagattatgaagtactttgtaaggaATCTGCTTTCTTTtaatggcaggtttaaaaaaaagtttttttcttttctgataaccttacatattttagttattttctgctaccaagatactttaagatacaccttgatgtacgcaacacttacagatgtagcgcttcgtttcagacgcctacccgtgcgggtccgtgatcggcacggggtgggcccctgctgaaaagtaaaaccccccgcaggacttgaaacgcccccttgataaatacatttaattatgaaaccagctgcaatggatcatggaaccaccagggggagccgtgaaaagctgccacactgaaactcatgtgaaataaacagctgatctacaggtatctgatatagcggatatttgttaagatccatatgtcacggataggatcatattctgtgctaagtaagagacatgtaatcatttactaaacatcaccatgtttttatttaacaaaataatgtttaattcacgttagcgtaagtacaaaaccatcgctatgtttttagatcaggaaatgcatccaggttcaaataaacgatgttcgatcgtcaacctcgcgatcatttaatgtatctatgttcgcgagttgaaatgaatgcactaaatttaatccacgtgagtttacaacaacaacaataatcgctttgtttttatatcacatccgaccggaggaaaatgcagcggctctcactaccgatcatcctaatcccacggacaaacaataatatgtacagtgtttactgtattattagtgtctaatattactgctataataatcacacattgagttgttgaaatcagaccgtcgttttttttaaacgttctgAATGAAAcgtcagctctcaggtgatcagctgtgtgtttacacaataaaatatgcatagtaatttaataccttccaacacacattgtaagaacagttctgtttcatatgagtgttgagagctgtatccacaaatctactaatgtTGCCCTCAgtacaccagattgatgcatttaacttcaatttaaataaaaacatcttctgttgtaacaacaataacattataaatagtaacatagcatggtattgcacatttactgtagctttgagtgttactggcctgatatttttttattacatgaatgaaggtgactgaggctttttaatatagacttttcagtgtcccacattaggaaaacagattgtctgggacaacttggcactaagagtactaatatgtctaccatttcttttatgagtttaatatccgcatgttctcttttggtttgattaggacacatcctggggatttcagaatgttactggattttgatttattgtatcggcttcatgtcgcaatatattcccgaagtctgaaatgcaaaaatgttccacattagggcaattcaccctacatttaatcattttgtttatttttaacgaaataaatgtggtttaatccatcatgaaattcatgtaggctatttacttagtacatatctgacattaacgattaacacactgttcatactgctcacaggctgatatctagtgtattcatacccctcactgtttattcatcattcaattcattatatattttattctgtagattgtgaacattacttttcactttactgcttgttgcacctggttagaagctaaactgcatttcgttgtctcagtacctgtaatctgtgcaataacaataaagttgaatctaatcttgagcaggaactaatgtaggctatttacttagtacatatctgacattaacgattaaacacgtttgtgcattctttatgaatgcaaaccgagtcattttgtttattttcaatgaaataaatgtgatttaatccacataatttactgtgttaattgtttactgtacagtagtattgtttaacttgaaggtgcctgatgtgaacatttccagaatgtattgtcttcactttttaaatgcctctgtgatgtgctgcagaccataccgttcaccagcccaaccccccatgtttccgatgtatgttggggaccctttgtttaaaactaattggccatcggaatgtgtggagtcacattccacagctctccccccccccccctcctgtgagttagaaacgtaaaatgcattttgacagacacttgggggaaatatgctgcattttgaatgtccgatagtccaccattaacaccttagtccgtctcgtctcatcaacgaaaactaaatatacatgacatactttgttttagtagattttgcatgagagcaaaaggagaatatctgtgtgtaagagtgaaaatgtatgtatgtaaaatgagaatatatgtgtgtaagagtgaaaatatgctgcattttgaatgtccgatagtccaccatttccactggaaatatcaaacatttaataaaagtgaaaaacaatgaacaagacttaacgtattcatcataattaattatatttatttcgtttggatgtaggatttttgactttgtttagagcagtgatcttctactatatgaacattttggacccaaaatcacaaaaaaacgtaaaaacagattttgaaaatgattttattttttataacacaaacatacacaacgaaactatttaaaagctggaaatatatacatgggatgtgactataataatgtgaaagtttgattgaggtagcatgggatttcattctgataaggcaaaagtgttattataaatataatacaaatatatatatatacacattatgtacaacaatctgttttttctgtctttatctgtgccaagcggtttctgtcaactacgacacagagggcaacatcacagattcctcctcctccatgtcaaaaaacaagcttaaagcttgactcacgttcagagttctcttcatcatagttgagtcatcaaaactctaaatctatctaactatatctaaattctcaatgtttgtctgtcactttacttcaatcgcagtctcccacagcctctcttcgtctcccgccgcctgtcttcgtatatctttgTCTCTTTCCAT includes:
- the LOC117465841 gene encoding lipocalin-like translates to MKNTLMMLVALMCALTVCADITPAADFDLQKMSGKWYTVALANNAKWFVNKKAGMKTGTAVIVLTEGGDMDLTYANLKDDGSCFRANPTAQKTETPGRFTFHSQDKVMTIVEVVYDDYALMLTSKTKEEVSEASIVVYSRTIESSEVVQQKFTQLALEAGVLPDNTVILPQIAECPAV